The following proteins come from a genomic window of Diorhabda sublineata isolate icDioSubl1.1 chromosome 7, icDioSubl1.1, whole genome shotgun sequence:
- the LOC130446328 gene encoding zinc finger protein 236, which yields MEQHAELCETYQLKWNYYSSYMHSCIATSLYNESYADVALVTMDGHQVMAHRYVLSYSSRYLAQILKYQRKVTTTLPLMIVMPPEIDYKSLKVLLRYMYSGEAKVPKEILKQVLRGGDILQIKGLYREKEDDKAEKQSQQSIQSPSPINHTPTTTPSTTPIPVVPSPPPLISCTAPQPAVTTSTLKMPIKITKSTNSTVSAVTTSTTKAPITPTFVLLQKPSEVQAFGNASSSGPTVFNFTLLPSSGKEADTLKSKTSDESTAGGDPKTVIKTEASNNLQYLMIKDEPVDWSDVDMKVIECQEVYEEIQVKSEREDSNSPECPPNEDKLFSPLTCELCTETFSIPREWVRHVQTHTDMLPAKRRRRDSTGGSDSYGDETFPELTCDLCQKPFTTPAEWVKHIQSAHTEFELHVSNRQKAKNYTKESPRESKKENEKEKVGVNYCKLCNKTFPSNASMLIHRRSHTGEKPFTCELCYKTFNVKSNLLRHLRTIHNKIINTTELDNKEDKKE from the exons ATGGAACAACACGCAGAACTTTGCGAGACATATCAACTAAAATGGAATTATTACAGTTCTTACATGCATTCATGCATCGCTACTTCACTTTATAACGAGTCTTACGCTGATGTCGCTTTAGTTACAATGGATGGTCACCAGGTTATGGCTCACCGTTACGTATTGTCTTATAGCAGTCGTTATCTAGCTCAG attttgaaatatcaacGGAAAGTAACGACAACTTTGCCTTTAATGATAGTCATGCCTCCGGAAATCGATTACAAATCTTTAAAAGTTTTACTCAGATACATGTACAGCGGAGAAGCGAAGGTTCCCaaggaaattttgaaacaagTGTTGAGAGGTGGAGATATATTGCAAATAAAAGGATTATACAG AGAAAAAGAAGACGATAAGGCAGAAAAACAATCCCAACAATCTATCCAAAGTCCGTCTCCAATCAACCATACTCCAACGACTACACCGTCAACAACTCCCATACCAGTTGTACCGTCTCCTCCTCCTTTGATATCTTGTACAGCACCACAGCCAGCTGTGACAACTTCCACGCTAAAAATGCCTATTAAAATAACGAAAAGTACGAATAGTACTGTATCGGCTGTAACTACTAGTACTACGAAAGCTCCGATTACTCCGACATTTGTTTTATTGCAAAAACCATCAGAGGTTCAAGCGTTCGGAAACGCTTCTTCATCGGGACCGAcagttttcaattttacattGTTGCCATCGTCAGGAAAAGAAGCCGATACGTTGAAGTCAAAAACATCCGATGAAAGTACCGCAGGAGGTGATCCAAAAACGGTTATTAAAACGGAAGCCAGtaataatttacaatatttaatgataaaag ACGAGCCCGTCGATTGGAGCGATGTTGATATGAAAGTTATCGAATGTCAAGAAGTGTACGAAGAAATTCAAGTAAAATCAGAACGAGAAGACAGCAACAGCCCGGAATGTCCCCCAAACGAAGATAAACTGTTTTCTCCACTCACTTGCGAATTATGTACTGAAACTTTTTCAATACCCAGAGAATGGGTAAGACACGTACAGACCCACACGGATATGTTACCCGCGAAAAGAAGAAGACGAGACAGTACAGGAGGAAGC GATTCCTACGGGGATGAAACTTTTCCAGAATTGACATGTGACCTTTGCCAAAAGCCCTTCACAACCCCGGCTGAATGGGTAAAACATATACAGAGCGCTCACACCGAATTCGAATTGCACGTTTCTAATAGACAAAAGGCCAAAAATTACACGAAAGAATCGCCACGAGAAtcgaaaaaagaaaatgaaaaag AAAAGGTTGGAGTTAATTACTGCAAGCTTTGTAACAAAACATTCCCTTCAAACGCATCGATGTTGATACACAGAAGGAGTCATACTGGAGAGAAACCGTTTACTTGCGAATTGTGCTACAAGACGTTTAACGTGAAGAGTAATCTTTTAAGACATTTGAGAACCATCCACAACAAAATTATCAACACTACCGAACTTGATAACAAGGAAGACAAGAAGGAATAA